From a region of the Desulfuromonas sp. KJ2020 genome:
- a CDS encoding DUF2169 domain-containing protein, producing MQLENQTDWAAGLYLGWCRQGHRQWTLVFKASYQFDGQGNLTALPQVPIVEADQYRGEPTCSSLVASSEVVPFKQGAELYLFGSAQPDPYGSQVIQIALSLCQDNNRYWHKELRVFGNRSWQRRMLTPLPGKPASITAPVPLIYENAFGGSDPAHPEQVCLANPAGVGYSFRGLRTKNLGLPAIEIGPNFISSPASRVQPAGFGPLPPFWDPRCREVGEIDAESVAQGLCPWAVPLLATMHNVAPQDQRFDAPFEGEMVLKVTGLLAEASHEVLIRLPELKPAVFRHAGEQLSRLDPVCDTLVIDTDRQEIHQIFRCGVVLDLHEREFGVLILRNLLSEKNPVAAEALT from the coding sequence ATGCAGCTTGAGAACCAGACGGATTGGGCGGCCGGTCTTTATCTCGGCTGGTGTCGCCAAGGCCACCGACAATGGACGCTGGTCTTTAAAGCCAGTTATCAATTTGACGGTCAGGGTAACCTGACCGCTTTGCCCCAAGTCCCTATCGTGGAAGCCGACCAGTACCGGGGCGAACCAACGTGCTCAAGCCTGGTGGCCAGCAGTGAAGTAGTTCCGTTCAAACAGGGGGCCGAACTCTACCTGTTCGGCAGCGCGCAGCCTGACCCGTACGGCAGCCAGGTCATCCAGATAGCTCTGAGCCTGTGTCAGGACAATAACCGCTACTGGCACAAAGAGCTGCGTGTCTTCGGAAACCGCAGTTGGCAGCGCAGGATGTTGACTCCTTTGCCGGGGAAACCTGCCTCCATCACCGCCCCTGTGCCCCTGATTTACGAAAATGCCTTTGGCGGCAGCGACCCTGCCCATCCTGAACAAGTCTGCCTCGCCAACCCGGCTGGCGTCGGCTACAGCTTTCGCGGCCTGCGAACCAAGAACCTTGGTCTGCCCGCTATCGAAATTGGACCCAACTTTATCAGCAGCCCGGCCAGCCGCGTGCAGCCCGCGGGGTTCGGTCCACTGCCGCCATTCTGGGATCCCCGCTGTCGGGAAGTCGGGGAAATCGATGCCGAATCCGTCGCCCAGGGCCTTTGCCCCTGGGCGGTGCCGCTCCTGGCGACAATGCACAACGTCGCTCCCCAGGATCAACGCTTCGATGCCCCTTTTGAAGGGGAGATGGTCCTTAAGGTTACCGGGCTGCTCGCGGAAGCTTCCCACGAGGTTCTCATCCGGCTGCCCGAATTGAAACCCGCCGTTTTTCGCCACGCAGGTGAACAACTCAGCCGCCTTGACCCGGTATGTGACACTCTTGTCATCGATACGGACCGTCAGGAAATTCATCAGATCTTTCGTTGCGGGGTCGTCCTCGATCTGCACGAAAGAGAATTCGGCGTACTCATTCTGCGCAATCTTTTGTCAGAAAAAAATCCAGTCGCCGCCGAGGCGTTAACCTGA